The following proteins are co-located in the Paroedura picta isolate Pp20150507F chromosome 18, Ppicta_v3.0, whole genome shotgun sequence genome:
- the SEMA6D gene encoding semaphorin-6D isoform X5, which produces MRLLLLSACAVLLAISRGDAVSFPEDEDPINVVDYHYSRQYPVFRGHPSANESQHRLDFQLMLKIRDTLYIAGRDQVYTVNLNDLPKGEVVPSKKLTWRSKQQDRENCAMKGKHKDECHNFIKVFVPRNDEMVFVCGTNAFNPMCRYYRLNTLEYDGEEISGLARCPFDARQTNVALFADGKLYSATVADFLASDAVIYRSMGDGSALRTIKYDSKWIKEPHFLHAIEYGNFVYFFFREIAVEHNNLGKAVYSRVARICKNDMGGSQRVLEKHWTSFLKARLNCSVPGDSFFYFDVLQSITDIIDINGEPTVVGVFTTQLNSIPGSAVCAFSMDDIEKVFKGRFKEQKTPDSVWTAVPEEKVPRPRPGCCAKHGLAEAYKTSIDFPDETLSFIKSHPLMDSAVPSVIEEPWFTKTRVRYRLTAIAVDRSAGPYQNYTVVFVGSEAGVVLKILAKTRPFSLNDSVLLEEIDAYNHAKCHGDSEDDQRVLFLQLDKDHHALFVAFSSCVVRIPLSRCERHGSCKKSCIASRDPYCGWLSHGTCGRVKSSMLLSLFVSYNHSAGGYEQDVEYGNTAHLGDCHEILPSTTTPDYKIFGDPTSGVRWEVQSGESNQMVHMNVLITCVFAAFLLGAFIAGVAVYCYRDIFVRKSRKIHKDAESAQSCTDSSGSFAKLNGLFDSPVKEYQQNIDSPKLYSNLLTSRKELPPTADTKSMMMVDHRGQPPELAALPTPESTPVLQQKTLQSMKSQLDKAQNNLSASRKEAPLKSPQFFPSSPPPHSPLSHGHIPSAIVLPNATHDYNMSFSNSNAHKADKKMQNVDHPHAKSSSKRDHRRSVDSRNTLNDFLKHLSETPNNPKAIMGDLQVSHQTLMLDPMGNMSEIPPKVPNREASLYSPPSTLPRNSPTKRVDVPTTPAAPMASLERQRGYHKSSSQRHSISALPKNLNSPNGVLLSRQPSVNRGGYMPPAAGTKMDYMQGTPVSVHLQPSLSRQSSYTSNGTLPRTGVKRTPSLKPDVPPKPSFVPQTPSVRPLNKYSY; this is translated from the exons ATGAGGCTCCTGCTGCTCTCGGCTTGCGCGGTGCTGCTGGCCATCTCCCGAGGTGACGCCGTGAGCTTCCCAGAAGATGAGGACCCCATTAATGTTGTCGACTACCACT ATTCGAGGCAGTACCCAGTGTTTAGAGGACACCCGTCAGCCAACGAATCCCAACACAGACTGGACTTTCAACTCATGTTGAAAATTCGAGACACGCTCTACATTGCTGGCAG GGATCAAGTTTACACGGTAAACCTCAACGATCTTCCAAAGGGAGAAGTTGTTCCGAGCAAG AAACTAACATGGCGGTCGAAGCAACAAGACAGAGAGAACTGCGCCATGAAGGGCAAGCACAAA GACGAATGCCATAATTTTATTAAAGTCTTTGTTCCCAGGAATGACGAGATGGTGTTTGTCTGCGGAACAAATGCTTTTAACCCCATGTGCCGTTACTATAGG TTGAATACGTTAGAGTACGACGGTGAAGAAATCAGCGGCTTGGCAAGATGCCCGTTTGACGCCAGGCAAACCAACGTTGCCCTCTTTGCTG ATGGCAAACTGTATTCTGCCACAGTGGCGGATTTCCTAGCAAGCGATGCTGTCATTTACCGAAGCATGGGGGACGGGTCGGCGCTAAGGACGATAAAATACGACTCCAAGTGGATAAAAG AGCCCCACTTCCTCCACGCCATCGAATACGGGAAttttgtgtatttcttcttccgAGAGATCGCGGTGGAGCATAATAACCTGGGCAAG GCAGTGTATTCCCGTGTGGCCCGCATTTGCAAAAACGACATGGGGGGCTCGCAGCGGGTGCTGGAGAAACACTGGACCTCGTTCCTGAAGGCTCGGCTCAACTGCTCCGTGCCGGGGGACTCGTTCTTCTACTTCGACGTGCTGCAGTCCATCACGGACATCATCGACATCAACGGAGAGCCCACGGTCGTCGGCGTCTTCACCACGCAGCTGAATAG TATCCCCGGCTCGGCCGTGTGCGCTTTTAGCATGGACGACATTGAAAAAGTATTCAAAGGGAGGTTCAAAGAACAAAAGACGCCGGATTCTGTTTGGACAGCTGTGCCTGAAGAAAAAGTGCCAAGGCCAAG ACCTGGTTGCTGTGCAAAACACGGCCTCGCAGAAGCTTACAAAACCTCCATTGATTTCCCAGATGAAACCCTCTCTTTCATCAAATCCCACCCTCTGATGGATTCCGCCGTTCCGTCCGTCATCGAAGAGCCCTGGTTTACAAAGACGAGGGTCAG GTATCGGCTGACTGCCATCGCCGTGGACCGCTCCGCCGGCCCATACCAAAACTACACAGTCGTATTCGTTGGCTCCGAAGCAGGAGTGGTGCTTAAGATCTTGGCAAAGACCCGGCCTTTCTCGTTGAATGACAGCGTCTTACTGGAAGAGATTGATGCTTACAACCATGCAAA GTGCCACGGAGACAGCGAGGACGACCAGAGGGTCCTTTTCCTACAGCTGGACAAAGACCACCACGCTTTGTTTGTCGCCTTCTCCAGCTGCGTCGTGCGGATCCCCCTCAGCCGCTGTGAGCGTCACGGGTCGTGTAAAAA GTCTTGCATCGCCTCCCGAGACCCCTACTGCGGCTGGCTGAGCCACGGGACCTGTGGCAGGGTGAAATCGAGCATGCT GTTATCTTTGTTTGTTTCATACAACCACAGCGCTGGAGGGTATGAACAAGATGTCGAGTACGGCAACACGGCCCATCTCGGGGACTGCCACG AAATTTTGCCTTCTACAACTAcaccagattacaaaatatttggCGATCCAACATCTG GTGTAAGATGGGAAGTGCAGTCGGGCGAGTCCAACCAAATGGTGCACATGAATGTCCTAATTACTTGTGTCTTTGCTGCGTTTCTGCTGGGAGCCTTTATTGCAGGAGTGGCCGTCTACTGTTACCGGGATATATTTGTGAGGAAATCCAGAAAGATCCACAAAGACGCAGAATCGGCTCAGTCTTGCACGGACTCGAGCGGCAGCTTTGCCAAATTGAACGGGCTCTTCGACAGCCCGGTGAAGGAGTATCAGCAGAACATCGATTCGCCCAAGCTCTATTCAAATCTGTTAACGAGCCGAAAAGAGCTGCCGCCAACGGCTGACACCAAGTCGATGATGATGGTGGATCATAGAGGCCAGCCTCCAGAACTGGCGGCTCTTCCGACCCCGGAATCCACACCGGTGCTGCAGCAAAAGACCTTGCAGTCCATGAAAAGTCAGTTGGACAAAGCCCAAAACAACCTCAGTGCTTCTAGAAAAGAAGCCCCCCTGAAGAGCCCTCAGTTTTTCCCGTCCAGCCCTCCACCCCATTCTCCTTTAAGTCATGGGCATATCCCCAGCGCCATCGTCCTCCCGAACGCCACCCACGATTACAATATGTCCTTCTCAAATTCGAACGCGCACAAAGCAGACAAAAAGATGCAGAACGTGGACCACCCGCATGCAAAGTCGTCGAGCAAAAGAGACCACAGAAGGTCTGTCGACTCTAGGAACACCTTGAACGATTTCCTGAAACATTTGAGCGAAACGCCGAATAATCCCAAAGCCatcatgggagacctccaagtgaGTCACCAGACTTTGATGCTGGATCCAATGGGGAATATGTCCGAGATTCCTCCTAAAGTCCCTAACCGAGAAGCGTCGTTGTATTCTCCCCCATCCACCCTCCCGCGAAACAGCCCGACAAAACGGGTGGATGTCCCCACCACGCCTGCTGCGCCAATGGCCTCTTTAGAACGACAGAGGGGCTACCACAAAAGTTCGTCGCAGAGGCATTCTATATCAGCCCTTCCTAAAAACTTAAACTCGCCCAATGGCGTGCTGCTATCCAGGCAGCCTAGTGTTAATCGTGGAGGATACATGCCTCCTGCTGCGGGAACAAAGATGGACTACATGCAAGGGACGCCGGTGAGCGTGCACCTACAGCCTTCCTTATCCAGGCAAAGCAGTTACACAAGCAATGGGACACTTCCTCGGACAGGAGTAAAGAGGACGCCCTCGCTAAAGCCTGACGTGCCACCCAAACCCTCATTTGTTCCCCAGACACCTTCAGTCAGACCACTGAACAAGTACAGCTACTAA
- the SEMA6D gene encoding semaphorin-6D isoform X6 encodes MRLLLLSACAVLLAISRGDAVSFPEDEDPINVVDYHYSRQYPVFRGHPSANESQHRLDFQLMLKIRDTLYIAGRDQVYTVNLNDLPKGEVVPSKKLTWRSKQQDRENCAMKGKHKDECHNFIKVFVPRNDEMVFVCGTNAFNPMCRYYRLNTLEYDGEEISGLARCPFDARQTNVALFADGKLYSATVADFLASDAVIYRSMGDGSALRTIKYDSKWIKEPHFLHAIEYGNFVYFFFREIAVEHNNLGKAVYSRVARICKNDMGGSQRVLEKHWTSFLKARLNCSVPGDSFFYFDVLQSITDIIDINGEPTVVGVFTTQLNSIPGSAVCAFSMDDIEKVFKGRFKEQKTPDSVWTAVPEEKVPRPRPGCCAKHGLAEAYKTSIDFPDETLSFIKSHPLMDSAVPSVIEEPWFTKTRVRYRLTAIAVDRSAGPYQNYTVVFVGSEAGVVLKILAKTRPFSLNDSVLLEEIDAYNHAKCHGDSEDDQRVLFLQLDKDHHALFVAFSSCVVRIPLSRCERHGSCKKSCIASRDPYCGWLSHGTCGRVKSSMLAGGYEQDVEYGNTAHLGDCHEILPSTTTPDYKIFGDPTSGVRWEVQSGESNQMVHMNVLITCVFAAFLLGAFIAGVAVYCYRDIFVRKSRKIHKDAESAQSCTDSSGSFAKLNGLFDSPVKEYQQNIDSPKLYSNLLTSRKELPPTADTKSMMMVDHRGQPPELAALPTPESTPVLQQKTLQSMKSQLDKAQNNLSASRKEAPLKSPQFFPSSPPPHSPLSHGHIPSAIVLPNATHDYNMSFSNSNAHKADKKMQNVDHPHAKSSSKRDHRRSVDSRNTLNDFLKHLSETPNNPKAIMGDLQVSHQTLMLDPMGNMSEIPPKVPNREASLYSPPSTLPRNSPTKRVDVPTTPAAPMASLERQRGYHKSSSQRHSISALPKNLNSPNGVLLSRQPSVNRGGYMPPAAGTKMDYMQGTPVSVHLQPSLSRQSSYTSNGTLPRTGVKRTPSLKPDVPPKPSFVPQTPSVRPLNKYSY; translated from the exons ATGAGGCTCCTGCTGCTCTCGGCTTGCGCGGTGCTGCTGGCCATCTCCCGAGGTGACGCCGTGAGCTTCCCAGAAGATGAGGACCCCATTAATGTTGTCGACTACCACT ATTCGAGGCAGTACCCAGTGTTTAGAGGACACCCGTCAGCCAACGAATCCCAACACAGACTGGACTTTCAACTCATGTTGAAAATTCGAGACACGCTCTACATTGCTGGCAG GGATCAAGTTTACACGGTAAACCTCAACGATCTTCCAAAGGGAGAAGTTGTTCCGAGCAAG AAACTAACATGGCGGTCGAAGCAACAAGACAGAGAGAACTGCGCCATGAAGGGCAAGCACAAA GACGAATGCCATAATTTTATTAAAGTCTTTGTTCCCAGGAATGACGAGATGGTGTTTGTCTGCGGAACAAATGCTTTTAACCCCATGTGCCGTTACTATAGG TTGAATACGTTAGAGTACGACGGTGAAGAAATCAGCGGCTTGGCAAGATGCCCGTTTGACGCCAGGCAAACCAACGTTGCCCTCTTTGCTG ATGGCAAACTGTATTCTGCCACAGTGGCGGATTTCCTAGCAAGCGATGCTGTCATTTACCGAAGCATGGGGGACGGGTCGGCGCTAAGGACGATAAAATACGACTCCAAGTGGATAAAAG AGCCCCACTTCCTCCACGCCATCGAATACGGGAAttttgtgtatttcttcttccgAGAGATCGCGGTGGAGCATAATAACCTGGGCAAG GCAGTGTATTCCCGTGTGGCCCGCATTTGCAAAAACGACATGGGGGGCTCGCAGCGGGTGCTGGAGAAACACTGGACCTCGTTCCTGAAGGCTCGGCTCAACTGCTCCGTGCCGGGGGACTCGTTCTTCTACTTCGACGTGCTGCAGTCCATCACGGACATCATCGACATCAACGGAGAGCCCACGGTCGTCGGCGTCTTCACCACGCAGCTGAATAG TATCCCCGGCTCGGCCGTGTGCGCTTTTAGCATGGACGACATTGAAAAAGTATTCAAAGGGAGGTTCAAAGAACAAAAGACGCCGGATTCTGTTTGGACAGCTGTGCCTGAAGAAAAAGTGCCAAGGCCAAG ACCTGGTTGCTGTGCAAAACACGGCCTCGCAGAAGCTTACAAAACCTCCATTGATTTCCCAGATGAAACCCTCTCTTTCATCAAATCCCACCCTCTGATGGATTCCGCCGTTCCGTCCGTCATCGAAGAGCCCTGGTTTACAAAGACGAGGGTCAG GTATCGGCTGACTGCCATCGCCGTGGACCGCTCCGCCGGCCCATACCAAAACTACACAGTCGTATTCGTTGGCTCCGAAGCAGGAGTGGTGCTTAAGATCTTGGCAAAGACCCGGCCTTTCTCGTTGAATGACAGCGTCTTACTGGAAGAGATTGATGCTTACAACCATGCAAA GTGCCACGGAGACAGCGAGGACGACCAGAGGGTCCTTTTCCTACAGCTGGACAAAGACCACCACGCTTTGTTTGTCGCCTTCTCCAGCTGCGTCGTGCGGATCCCCCTCAGCCGCTGTGAGCGTCACGGGTCGTGTAAAAA GTCTTGCATCGCCTCCCGAGACCCCTACTGCGGCTGGCTGAGCCACGGGACCTGTGGCAGGGTGAAATCGAGCATGCT CGCTGGAGGGTATGAACAAGATGTCGAGTACGGCAACACGGCCCATCTCGGGGACTGCCACG AAATTTTGCCTTCTACAACTAcaccagattacaaaatatttggCGATCCAACATCTG GTGTAAGATGGGAAGTGCAGTCGGGCGAGTCCAACCAAATGGTGCACATGAATGTCCTAATTACTTGTGTCTTTGCTGCGTTTCTGCTGGGAGCCTTTATTGCAGGAGTGGCCGTCTACTGTTACCGGGATATATTTGTGAGGAAATCCAGAAAGATCCACAAAGACGCAGAATCGGCTCAGTCTTGCACGGACTCGAGCGGCAGCTTTGCCAAATTGAACGGGCTCTTCGACAGCCCGGTGAAGGAGTATCAGCAGAACATCGATTCGCCCAAGCTCTATTCAAATCTGTTAACGAGCCGAAAAGAGCTGCCGCCAACGGCTGACACCAAGTCGATGATGATGGTGGATCATAGAGGCCAGCCTCCAGAACTGGCGGCTCTTCCGACCCCGGAATCCACACCGGTGCTGCAGCAAAAGACCTTGCAGTCCATGAAAAGTCAGTTGGACAAAGCCCAAAACAACCTCAGTGCTTCTAGAAAAGAAGCCCCCCTGAAGAGCCCTCAGTTTTTCCCGTCCAGCCCTCCACCCCATTCTCCTTTAAGTCATGGGCATATCCCCAGCGCCATCGTCCTCCCGAACGCCACCCACGATTACAATATGTCCTTCTCAAATTCGAACGCGCACAAAGCAGACAAAAAGATGCAGAACGTGGACCACCCGCATGCAAAGTCGTCGAGCAAAAGAGACCACAGAAGGTCTGTCGACTCTAGGAACACCTTGAACGATTTCCTGAAACATTTGAGCGAAACGCCGAATAATCCCAAAGCCatcatgggagacctccaagtgaGTCACCAGACTTTGATGCTGGATCCAATGGGGAATATGTCCGAGATTCCTCCTAAAGTCCCTAACCGAGAAGCGTCGTTGTATTCTCCCCCATCCACCCTCCCGCGAAACAGCCCGACAAAACGGGTGGATGTCCCCACCACGCCTGCTGCGCCAATGGCCTCTTTAGAACGACAGAGGGGCTACCACAAAAGTTCGTCGCAGAGGCATTCTATATCAGCCCTTCCTAAAAACTTAAACTCGCCCAATGGCGTGCTGCTATCCAGGCAGCCTAGTGTTAATCGTGGAGGATACATGCCTCCTGCTGCGGGAACAAAGATGGACTACATGCAAGGGACGCCGGTGAGCGTGCACCTACAGCCTTCCTTATCCAGGCAAAGCAGTTACACAAGCAATGGGACACTTCCTCGGACAGGAGTAAAGAGGACGCCCTCGCTAAAGCCTGACGTGCCACCCAAACCCTCATTTGTTCCCCAGACACCTTCAGTCAGACCACTGAACAAGTACAGCTACTAA
- the SEMA6D gene encoding semaphorin-6D isoform X4, translating to MRLLLLSACAVLLAISRGDAVSFPEDEDPINVVDYHYSRQYPVFRGHPSANESQHRLDFQLMLKIRDTLYIAGRDQVYTVNLNDLPKGEVVPSKKLTWRSKQQDRENCAMKGKHKDECHNFIKVFVPRNDEMVFVCGTNAFNPMCRYYRLNTLEYDGEEISGLARCPFDARQTNVALFADGKLYSATVADFLASDAVIYRSMGDGSALRTIKYDSKWIKEPHFLHAIEYGNFVYFFFREIAVEHNNLGKAVYSRVARICKNDMGGSQRVLEKHWTSFLKARLNCSVPGDSFFYFDVLQSITDIIDINGEPTVVGVFTTQLNSIPGSAVCAFSMDDIEKVFKGRFKEQKTPDSVWTAVPEEKVPRPRPGCCAKHGLAEAYKTSIDFPDETLSFIKSHPLMDSAVPSVIEEPWFTKTRVRYRLTAIAVDRSAGPYQNYTVVFVGSEAGVVLKILAKTRPFSLNDSVLLEEIDAYNHAKCHGDSEDDQRVLFLQLDKDHHALFVAFSSCVVRIPLSRCERHGSCKKSCIASRDPYCGWLSHGTCGRVKSSMLAGGYEQDVEYGNTAHLGDCHDMAFSSASLTTVGSTPVFSPKVMGSWKPKETGSRKYVAQDDPNPSDYSDPLSGVPKGVRWEVQSGESNQMVHMNVLITCVFAAFLLGAFIAGVAVYCYRDIFVRKSRKIHKDAESAQSCTDSSGSFAKLNGLFDSPVKEYQQNIDSPKLYSNLLTSRKELPPTADTKSMMMVDHRGQPPELAALPTPESTPVLQQKTLQSMKSQLDKAQNNLSASRKEAPLKSPQFFPSSPPPHSPLSHGHIPSAIVLPNATHDYNMSFSNSNAHKADKKMQNVDHPHAKSSSKRDHRRSVDSRNTLNDFLKHLSETPNNPKAIMGDLQVSHQTLMLDPMGNMSEIPPKVPNREASLYSPPSTLPRNSPTKRVDVPTTPAAPMASLERQRGYHKSSSQRHSISALPKNLNSPNGVLLSRQPSVNRGGYMPPAAGTKMDYMQGTPVSVHLQPSLSRQSSYTSNGTLPRTGVKRTPSLKPDVPPKPSFVPQTPSVRPLNKYSY from the exons ATGAGGCTCCTGCTGCTCTCGGCTTGCGCGGTGCTGCTGGCCATCTCCCGAGGTGACGCCGTGAGCTTCCCAGAAGATGAGGACCCCATTAATGTTGTCGACTACCACT ATTCGAGGCAGTACCCAGTGTTTAGAGGACACCCGTCAGCCAACGAATCCCAACACAGACTGGACTTTCAACTCATGTTGAAAATTCGAGACACGCTCTACATTGCTGGCAG GGATCAAGTTTACACGGTAAACCTCAACGATCTTCCAAAGGGAGAAGTTGTTCCGAGCAAG AAACTAACATGGCGGTCGAAGCAACAAGACAGAGAGAACTGCGCCATGAAGGGCAAGCACAAA GACGAATGCCATAATTTTATTAAAGTCTTTGTTCCCAGGAATGACGAGATGGTGTTTGTCTGCGGAACAAATGCTTTTAACCCCATGTGCCGTTACTATAGG TTGAATACGTTAGAGTACGACGGTGAAGAAATCAGCGGCTTGGCAAGATGCCCGTTTGACGCCAGGCAAACCAACGTTGCCCTCTTTGCTG ATGGCAAACTGTATTCTGCCACAGTGGCGGATTTCCTAGCAAGCGATGCTGTCATTTACCGAAGCATGGGGGACGGGTCGGCGCTAAGGACGATAAAATACGACTCCAAGTGGATAAAAG AGCCCCACTTCCTCCACGCCATCGAATACGGGAAttttgtgtatttcttcttccgAGAGATCGCGGTGGAGCATAATAACCTGGGCAAG GCAGTGTATTCCCGTGTGGCCCGCATTTGCAAAAACGACATGGGGGGCTCGCAGCGGGTGCTGGAGAAACACTGGACCTCGTTCCTGAAGGCTCGGCTCAACTGCTCCGTGCCGGGGGACTCGTTCTTCTACTTCGACGTGCTGCAGTCCATCACGGACATCATCGACATCAACGGAGAGCCCACGGTCGTCGGCGTCTTCACCACGCAGCTGAATAG TATCCCCGGCTCGGCCGTGTGCGCTTTTAGCATGGACGACATTGAAAAAGTATTCAAAGGGAGGTTCAAAGAACAAAAGACGCCGGATTCTGTTTGGACAGCTGTGCCTGAAGAAAAAGTGCCAAGGCCAAG ACCTGGTTGCTGTGCAAAACACGGCCTCGCAGAAGCTTACAAAACCTCCATTGATTTCCCAGATGAAACCCTCTCTTTCATCAAATCCCACCCTCTGATGGATTCCGCCGTTCCGTCCGTCATCGAAGAGCCCTGGTTTACAAAGACGAGGGTCAG GTATCGGCTGACTGCCATCGCCGTGGACCGCTCCGCCGGCCCATACCAAAACTACACAGTCGTATTCGTTGGCTCCGAAGCAGGAGTGGTGCTTAAGATCTTGGCAAAGACCCGGCCTTTCTCGTTGAATGACAGCGTCTTACTGGAAGAGATTGATGCTTACAACCATGCAAA GTGCCACGGAGACAGCGAGGACGACCAGAGGGTCCTTTTCCTACAGCTGGACAAAGACCACCACGCTTTGTTTGTCGCCTTCTCCAGCTGCGTCGTGCGGATCCCCCTCAGCCGCTGTGAGCGTCACGGGTCGTGTAAAAA GTCTTGCATCGCCTCCCGAGACCCCTACTGCGGCTGGCTGAGCCACGGGACCTGTGGCAGGGTGAAATCGAGCATGCT CGCTGGAGGGTATGAACAAGATGTCGAGTACGGCAACACGGCCCATCTCGGGGACTGCCACG ACATGGCGTTCTCCTCAGCCTCTCTTACCACAGTGGGAAGCACCCCCGTTTTCTCACCTAAAGTGATGGGTTCCTGGAAACCTAAAGAGACTGGCTCTCGGAAATATGTAGCTCAAGATGACCCCAATCCTTCTGATTACTCTGATCCATTATCAGGTGTCCCAAAGG GTGTAAGATGGGAAGTGCAGTCGGGCGAGTCCAACCAAATGGTGCACATGAATGTCCTAATTACTTGTGTCTTTGCTGCGTTTCTGCTGGGAGCCTTTATTGCAGGAGTGGCCGTCTACTGTTACCGGGATATATTTGTGAGGAAATCCAGAAAGATCCACAAAGACGCAGAATCGGCTCAGTCTTGCACGGACTCGAGCGGCAGCTTTGCCAAATTGAACGGGCTCTTCGACAGCCCGGTGAAGGAGTATCAGCAGAACATCGATTCGCCCAAGCTCTATTCAAATCTGTTAACGAGCCGAAAAGAGCTGCCGCCAACGGCTGACACCAAGTCGATGATGATGGTGGATCATAGAGGCCAGCCTCCAGAACTGGCGGCTCTTCCGACCCCGGAATCCACACCGGTGCTGCAGCAAAAGACCTTGCAGTCCATGAAAAGTCAGTTGGACAAAGCCCAAAACAACCTCAGTGCTTCTAGAAAAGAAGCCCCCCTGAAGAGCCCTCAGTTTTTCCCGTCCAGCCCTCCACCCCATTCTCCTTTAAGTCATGGGCATATCCCCAGCGCCATCGTCCTCCCGAACGCCACCCACGATTACAATATGTCCTTCTCAAATTCGAACGCGCACAAAGCAGACAAAAAGATGCAGAACGTGGACCACCCGCATGCAAAGTCGTCGAGCAAAAGAGACCACAGAAGGTCTGTCGACTCTAGGAACACCTTGAACGATTTCCTGAAACATTTGAGCGAAACGCCGAATAATCCCAAAGCCatcatgggagacctccaagtgaGTCACCAGACTTTGATGCTGGATCCAATGGGGAATATGTCCGAGATTCCTCCTAAAGTCCCTAACCGAGAAGCGTCGTTGTATTCTCCCCCATCCACCCTCCCGCGAAACAGCCCGACAAAACGGGTGGATGTCCCCACCACGCCTGCTGCGCCAATGGCCTCTTTAGAACGACAGAGGGGCTACCACAAAAGTTCGTCGCAGAGGCATTCTATATCAGCCCTTCCTAAAAACTTAAACTCGCCCAATGGCGTGCTGCTATCCAGGCAGCCTAGTGTTAATCGTGGAGGATACATGCCTCCTGCTGCGGGAACAAAGATGGACTACATGCAAGGGACGCCGGTGAGCGTGCACCTACAGCCTTCCTTATCCAGGCAAAGCAGTTACACAAGCAATGGGACACTTCCTCGGACAGGAGTAAAGAGGACGCCCTCGCTAAAGCCTGACGTGCCACCCAAACCCTCATTTGTTCCCCAGACACCTTCAGTCAGACCACTGAACAAGTACAGCTACTAA